The genomic interval CGCCGCGGACACCGTAAACAGCCGTTGCTGAAGCGTCTTTCAGTACAGAAAATGACTCCACATCGGCAGGGTCAATATCCGAGAGTTTTCCTTCCAGTCCGTCAATCAATACCAATGCTTCGCTACTGGCACCGAATGTTCCGATACCCCGAACCCAGAATTCGGCAATATTTTTACCGGGCTCACCGCTGCTCAATGTGGTAATCATACCTGCAACCCGTCCCCCAAGCATATTGGACATGGAGGTTGCCGGAACCTGCAGTTCTTTTACATCCACTGAGGTAACAGCGCCTACAACGCTTATTTTACGCTGGGTCCCCAAGCCTGTAACTACCACCTCCTCCAATTCGGTACCAGCGGAGACCATCATCACCTGAATATTATTATCTTCCTGATCCACCAGATATTCAACGGTTTCGTAGCCGATAAAGGAAAATACAATAACATCGCCCTTGGATGCCCTGATCTTGAATGTACCATCCGTATTGGTGGTCGTACCTATAGTAGTACGGCCTTTCAAATGTATGCTCACTCCGGGCATAGGCCCTTCCTCGTCGGATACCACGCCGCCCATGTTCAGCGTTCGTTGCGCCGAAACCAGAAACGGGAACAGGCACAGCAAGCAAATGACCAGAAATTTCTTATTTATGATTTGCATAAATTCTTAATTATAAATGATTAATTATTCTTGGGTTAATTTTCTGACTACATTATTACCCCGGTCGGCTATATATATGGTGCCGTCGGGCAACACAGCCACTCCTCTCGGGTCGTTAAACAATGCATCATCGGGGTTGCCGTCCTGATAACCGGCTACGCCTCCCTTGCCGATAATTGTTCTCACCATACCGCCTTCGCCGTTTTCATCGGGAAGAACAATCTCACGGATACAATGATTAGCCCTGTCTGCTACATACAGATTGCCATTGGGCGCTACGATCATCTGGCTTGGGTTGCGGAATCTGGCTTCCTTCAACCGCCCATCCATCCATCCTGCCTGTCCTGCCGCGCCTGCGAAAATAGTATGCTCCTTTGTCTCAAGATTATACAAACCGATGCAACTTATTTGGTCATATGCGATATACAGAAGATTCGGATTAACAGGGTCGAAAACAAGGTATGAATCGGACGGAGATACTGTTTCAGACTCAAGCGTCGCTTCCCTGGTTTCAGCATTGATCCTGATGAGATACCCATTCCCCTGATAACGTGTATATAAATCGCCTGTTACCGGATGGGCTGCAATACTGTGCGCATTTGATTTTGTATAGGTCCCATCGGATAAAATAGTCCGTTCCCTTGGTGTCCAGCTTTCAATAGGATCAAAAGAGAAATAGACAGCACCGTCGTCATTAATTGCGGATACCACCCCGTTTACATTCACTGTGGGTGCTCCCAATGCATAATATGTAGCATCGCTTCCGGGCAATACCGCTTCCACGATGTCTTCTTTTTCGTTGATCCGGACCAAGCAGAACGGAACACGCCAATGTGATAAAAAGAGGTTG from Bacteroidales bacterium carries:
- a CDS encoding IPT/TIG domain-containing protein codes for the protein MKRKKQLSILCFIAVMMLLYSSCKDSDGSKTDYDPTKPVLITNIEPEAGGLATKVFISGSNFGTDVSKIKVYFGETPAPVISSSGEYLYVFSPRQQDGSRHISVVVENDSTVFEDKTFTYTVNFIVRTVTGKKGTTQFKAGKLTEAEFHQPSTLVADQNGNLFLSHWRVPFCLVRINEKEDIVEAVLPGSDATYYALGAPTVNVNGVVSAINDDGAVYFSFDPIESWTPRERTILSDGTYTKSNAHSIAAHPVTGDLYTRYQGNGYLIRINAETREATLESETVSPSDSYLVFDPVNPNLLYIAYDQISCIGLYNLETKEHTIFAGAAGQAGWMDGRLKEARFRNPSQMIVAPNGNLYVADRANHCIREIVLPDENGEGGMVRTIIGKGGVAGYQDGNPDDALFNDPRGVAVLPDGTIYIADRGNNVVRKLTQE